GCAGGGCGTACCGCCGGAGAAGCTGGCCGGGACCATTCAGAACGACATCCTCAAGGAGTTCATGGTCCGCAACACCTACATCTATCCGCCGCAGCCCTCGATGCGGATCATCTCCGACATCTTCGCGTACACCTCGCAGAAGATGCCGCGCTACAACTCCATCTCGATCTCCGGCTACCACATCCAGGAAGCCGGCGCGACGGCCGACCTGGAGCTGGCGTACACCCTCGCGGACGGGGTGGAGTACCTGCGCGCGGGACTGGCGGCCGGGATGGACGTGGACGCCTTCGCGCCCCGCCTGTCCTTCTTCTGGGCGATCGGCATGAACTTCTTCATGGAGATCGCGAAGCTGCGCGCGGCCCGGCTGCTGTGGGCGCGGCTGGTCCAGAAGTTCGACCCGAAGAACCCCAAGTCGCTGTCGCTGCGCACCCATTCGCAGACCTCGGGCTGGTCGCTGACCGCGCAGGACGTGTTCAACAACGTCACCCGGACGTGCGTGGAGGCGATGGCGGCGACGCAGGGCCACACCCAGTCGCTGCACACCAACGCCCTCGACGAGGCGCTCGCCCTGCCGACCGACTTCTCCGCCCGGATCGCCCGCAACACCCAGCTGTTCCTCCAGCAGGAGTCGGGCACCTGCCGGGTGATCGACCCGTGGGGCGGCAGCGCCTACGTCGAGCGGCTGACCCACGATCTGGCCCAGCGGGCCTGGCAGCACATCGAGGAGGTCGAGGCGGCCGGCGGCATGGCCAAGGCGATCGACGCGGGCATCCCGAAGCTGCGGGTGGAGGAGGCCGCGGCCCGTACCCAGGCGCGGATCGACTCGGGCCGGCAGGCGCTGATCGGCGTGAACAAGTACCGGGTGGAGACCGACGAGGAGATCGAGGTCCTCAAGGTCGACAACTCCGCGGTGCGGGCCCAGCAGATCGAGAAGCTCAAGCGGCTGCGGGCCGAGCGCGACGAGGACGCCTGCCGGCAGGCGCTGCGGGCGCTGACGGAGGCGGCGAAGTCCGAGCCCGGTACGGGACTTGAGGGCAATCTGCTGGCGCTGGCGGTGGACGCGGCCCGGGCGATGGCGACGGTCGGTGAGATCTCGGACGCCCTGGAGACGGTCTACGGGCGGCACTCCGGCCAGATCCGTACGATCTCCGGTGTGTACCGAGACGAAGCGGGCCCCTCCTCCGGTGTCGAGCGCACCCGGACGCTGGTGGCCGAGTTCGAGCGGGCCGAGGGACGCCGGCCGCGCATCCTGGTGGCCAAGATGGGCCAGGACGGCCATGACCGCGGCCAGAAGGTGATCGCCACGGCCTTCGCCGACCTGGGCTTCGACGTCGACGTCGGCCCGCTGTTCCAGACGCCGGCCGAGGTGGCCCGCCAGGCCGTCGAGGCGGACGTGCACATCGTCGGGGTGTCGTCGCTGGCCGCCGGCCATCTGACGCTGGTGCCCGCGCTCAAGGAGGCGCTGGCAGCGGAGGAGCGGGAGGACATCACGATCGTGGTGGGCGGGGTGATCCCGCCGCAGGACGTGCAGCCGCTGCGCGACATGGGCGCCGCGGCGGTCTTCCTGCCCGGCACGGTCATCCCCGATGCCGCGCACGACCTGGTGCGCGACCTGGCGTCGGTCCTCGGCCACGAGCTCTGAGCGGGGGGTCATGCCTGCGACGATCGATGTCGAACGGTACGCCGAGGGTGTCCGCGCGGGGTCCCGGGCCTGGATCGCCCGCGCCGTCACCCTGGTCGAGTCCACCCGCCCCGACCACCGGGCGGCGGCGCAGCGGCTGCTGGTCGCGCTGCTGCCGTACTCCGGGTCGGCCCGCAGGGTGGGCATCAGCGGGGTGCCGGGCGTCGGCAAGTCGACGTTCATCGACGCGCTCGGCACGCTGCTGACCGGCAGGGGGCACCGGGTGGCGGTGCTCGCCGTCGACCCGTCCTCCAGCCGTACCGGTGGCTCCATCCTGGGCGACAAGACCAGGATGGAGCGGCTGGCGACCGACCCTGCGGCGTTCGTCCGCCCCTCCCCCACGTCCGGGACGCTGGGTGGGGTGGCGCGGGCCACCCGCGAGTCGATCGTGGTGATGGAGGCCGCGGGCTATGACGTCGTCCTGGTGGAGACGGTCGGGGTCGGCCAGTCCGAGACGACCGTGGCCAACATGGTCGACACGTTCCTGCTGCTGACCCTGGCGCGCACCGGCGACCAGCTCCAGGGCATCAAGAAGGGCGTCCTGGAGCTGGCTGACCTGGTCTCCGTGAACAAGGCCGACGGTCCGCACGAACGGGACGCCCGCTCCGCGGCCCGTGAACTGGCCGGTGCGCTGAGGCTGTTGCAGCCCCCGGACGCGGCCTGGACGCCCCCCGTACTGACCTGCAGCGCCCGCGAGGGCACCGGCCTCAAGGACCTCTGGGACCGGGTGGAGCAGCACCGCACCCTGCTCGAATCCACCGGGGCGCTTGCCGAGCGCCGCCGCACCCAGCAGGTCGACTGGACCTGGTCGATGGTCCGCGAACGGCTCATCGACCAACTCCGGGAACACCCGGAGGTGCGCCGGCTGGGCCCCGAGGTGGAGCGGGCGGTGCGCGACGGGGAACTCACCGCGACGCTGGCGGCCGAGCAGCTGCTGGCGGCGTTCGGCCCGTCGGACGGTGCGGCCGGCTGACGCACGGCGGGGCCCCCGGCCGTGGCGCACGAGGGCACCCATGGCCTCGATACCCCTCGACGGCGCGCAACTCCCGCTTCCCGCAGTGGAGTTGCGCGCCGGCTTTGCATCGGCGACGGACCCTCGGATGCTCACCCGGGCGGCCGAGCAACGGAGTTCGACCCGAGGCCGGGACCCCGTGTCACCCTCCAAGATCATCGGGTACAGAATGACCCGTATGGCGATATCGAACATTATCCGGACGGCGACGATCGAGGACGCCCCCTTGATCAGCCGCACCTTGGCCCGCGCCTTCGACAACGACCCGATGATGCGGTGGTTCTTCCCCGACGACGCCTCGCGGGAGGCGGAGCTGAGCCGCTACTTCACCACGATCTTCACCCGGCAGTACGTCCACCACGGCGTCTGTGAGCACACGGGGACGGCGGCGGCCTTCTGGGTGTCGCCGGAGGCGCAGGACAAGGCCGTTCCCGACGCGACGACCGTTCAGGAACTCCAGAACATCCTCGGCGACCGGGCGCCGCTGTTCAGGAAGACCGTCGAGGCGGCCGCCGGGTGCGCGCCCGAGGAACCGCACTGGTCCCTCGCGGTGGTGGGCGCCGAGCCGGCCGCTCAGGGCCAGGGCCACGGGGCCGCCCTTCTGCGCTCCGGTCTGGCCAAGGCGGACGCCGCGGGCCTGCCCGCCTACCTGGAGTCCTCCACGCCGTCCAATCTGCCCTTCTACCAGCATTTCGGCTTCACCGTGCGCGAGGAGCTGCAACTGCCCGAGGACGGCCCGGTGTTGTGGACGATGTGGCGCGAGCCGCGCCGCCCGGCCGACGCCTGAGAACCGTCCGACGATTCCGCCTCCGGTGCCGGGACCGGAGGCGATCAGTGAGGGGCGTGGCGCCGGGTTCGTCTCCGGCGCCCGCCTGTACGCGGTATCGCTCGGCGACTCAGCCGCGTACCGGCACCGTCGCCCACACCGTCTTGCCCGAGGCGTCCGGCGACGTCCAGCCCCACTCCGCGCTGAGCTGGTCGACGATGTGCAGCCCGCGGCCGGATTCGGCCAGCGGGTCCTGGGCGGTGACGACGGGTGTGGTGGTCCCGGTGTCGGACACCGCACACAGGACGGCGCTCTCCTGCCGGGTCAGGGCGAGCCAGGCGGGGCAGAAGCGCAGCGGCGTACCGGGGGCACGCTCGTCAGCCGCCGGGGAGCCGTAGCGCAGTGCGTTGCTGACGAGTTCGGAGACGACCAGGGCGGTGTCCTCGGTGGCGTCGGCGCACACCCGCCAGCTCCTGAGGGTCACACGGGTGAACCGGCGGGCCTCCGCCACGGTGTGGGCGGAGCTGCTGAGCGCGCAGGCGGCGAAGCCGTCGGGATCGGGCAGCCACCAGCTCTCCTCACGCGCTTCATCCCGAAGGGCGTCGTGCACGGTCTCTGCCGGATGTGCCGTCATCAACATCTCCGCTAAGGGGATTTCGGGTCTGGGCCGTACTGCCTCGGAGAGCTAATATCCTCGTCAGCCGTCCCTCGATGCAAGTGCATCTGCAATTACATCGGTAAGGACGGCCGTTCAGGGGCCCGTTCACGCCATCGTGATCGCGGGACCGGAACGGGGACGAGGAACCCATTCCAGCAAGGGAGCAACTGTGATGAATCCGGTGACCAACGGCATACGGGCGACCAGCATCGACGGCGCGGTCTGGCGCAAGAGCCGCCGCAGCAACCCCAGCGGCAACTGCGTTGAACTGGCCGTTCTTTCGGACGGCGGGGTTGCGGTGCGCAACTCCCGGTTCGCCTCCGGGCCGGCGCTGGTCTACACGCGCGCCGAGATGGCGGCCTTCGTCCAGGGCGCCAAGGACGGCGACTTCGACGATCTCGTCAAGCGCGTCTGAGGCATATGCCGCCGAGATTGGCGCATATGTCGTCCGGGTAGTCACCACGGCTGTACGAACACTCGTGGCGATGGGACACTGGGCGTTCGCCCGACCACTCAGGGGAGTCAGCATGAGCGCCGCGCAGCCGAGCAGCGATCCGTCCCTGCGCCGCTATCTCGACCATCCGCGGGGCGGTCCGACCGTCCTGCGCATCGTGCTGGGCACCCAGCTGCGCCGGCTCCGGGAGGCCGCGGGCATCACCCGCGAGGCCGCCGGCGACGCGATCCGCGGCTCGCACGCGAAGATCAGCCGTCTCGAACTCGGCCGGGTGAGCTGCAAGGAACGGGACGTCGCCGACCTGCTGACGCTCTACGGCGTCACGGACGAGGGCCTGCGCGCCGACTTCCTGAAGCTGGCCCGCCGCACCAGCAGCCCCGGCTGGTGGCACCAGTACAGCGATGTGCTGCCGGGCTGGTTCGAGACCCACCTCGGCCTCGAGGAAGCCGCCTCGGTGATCCGTACGTACGAGGTCCAGTTCGTGCCGGGCCTGCTGCAGACGGCGGATGTACGCCCGCGCGGTGGCGCAGCTCGGGCATCCGCGGTCGAAGCCCGAGGAGATCGACCGGCGGGTTCAACTCCGCGTCCAGCGACAGCAGTTGCTCACCCGGCCGGACGCGCCGCGGGTGTGGGCGGTGATCGACGAGGCGTCGCTGCGCAGACCGCTCGGCGGTCCCGAGGTGATGGCGGGCCAGATCAGACATCTGCTGAAGATGGCCGAACTGCCGAACGTGA
The sequence above is a segment of the Streptomyces lydicus genome. Coding sequences within it:
- the scpA gene encoding methylmalonyl-CoA mutase, with product MVEIPDFSTVELGTPDASSGDGRWAEAVARATGKDVADLTWETPEGIDVKPLYTEADLAGLDFLGTYPGITPYLRGPYPTMYVNQPWTIRQYAGFSTAEESNAFYRRNLAAGQKGLSVAFDLPTHRGYDSDHPRVTGDVGMAGVAIDSIYDMRQLFAGIPLDKMTVSMTMNGAVLPVLALYIVAAEEQGVPPEKLAGTIQNDILKEFMVRNTYIYPPQPSMRIISDIFAYTSQKMPRYNSISISGYHIQEAGATADLELAYTLADGVEYLRAGLAAGMDVDAFAPRLSFFWAIGMNFFMEIAKLRAARLLWARLVQKFDPKNPKSLSLRTHSQTSGWSLTAQDVFNNVTRTCVEAMAATQGHTQSLHTNALDEALALPTDFSARIARNTQLFLQQESGTCRVIDPWGGSAYVERLTHDLAQRAWQHIEEVEAAGGMAKAIDAGIPKLRVEEAAARTQARIDSGRQALIGVNKYRVETDEEIEVLKVDNSAVRAQQIEKLKRLRAERDEDACRQALRALTEAAKSEPGTGLEGNLLALAVDAARAMATVGEISDALETVYGRHSGQIRTISGVYRDEAGPSSGVERTRTLVAEFERAEGRRPRILVAKMGQDGHDRGQKVIATAFADLGFDVDVGPLFQTPAEVARQAVEADVHIVGVSSLAAGHLTLVPALKEALAAEEREDITIVVGGVIPPQDVQPLRDMGAAAVFLPGTVIPDAAHDLVRDLASVLGHEL
- the meaB gene encoding methylmalonyl Co-A mutase-associated GTPase MeaB, whose product is MPATIDVERYAEGVRAGSRAWIARAVTLVESTRPDHRAAAQRLLVALLPYSGSARRVGISGVPGVGKSTFIDALGTLLTGRGHRVAVLAVDPSSSRTGGSILGDKTRMERLATDPAAFVRPSPTSGTLGGVARATRESIVVMEAAGYDVVLVETVGVGQSETTVANMVDTFLLLTLARTGDQLQGIKKGVLELADLVSVNKADGPHERDARSAARELAGALRLLQPPDAAWTPPVLTCSAREGTGLKDLWDRVEQHRTLLESTGALAERRRTQQVDWTWSMVRERLIDQLREHPEVRRLGPEVERAVRDGELTATLAAEQLLAAFGPSDGAAG
- a CDS encoding GNAT family N-acetyltransferase, which codes for MTRMAISNIIRTATIEDAPLISRTLARAFDNDPMMRWFFPDDASREAELSRYFTTIFTRQYVHHGVCEHTGTAAAFWVSPEAQDKAVPDATTVQELQNILGDRAPLFRKTVEAAAGCAPEEPHWSLAVVGAEPAAQGQGHGAALLRSGLAKADAAGLPAYLESSTPSNLPFYQHFGFTVREELQLPEDGPVLWTMWREPRRPADA
- a CDS encoding ATP-binding protein, which encodes MTAHPAETVHDALRDEAREESWWLPDPDGFAACALSSSAHTVAEARRFTRVTLRSWRVCADATEDTALVVSELVSNALRYGSPAADERAPGTPLRFCPAWLALTRQESAVLCAVSDTGTTTPVVTAQDPLAESGRGLHIVDQLSAEWGWTSPDASGKTVWATVPVRG
- a CDS encoding DUF397 domain-containing protein, whose amino-acid sequence is MNPVTNGIRATSIDGAVWRKSRRSNPSGNCVELAVLSDGGVAVRNSRFASGPALVYTRAEMAAFVQGAKDGDFDDLVKRV